One Devosia lacusdianchii genomic window carries:
- a CDS encoding iron chelate uptake ABC transporter family permease subunit codes for MLSRPAVALWGLGLLALISIVCFMTLGAKGSWDFILPFRGRKLLALSLVAYSVAVSTVLFQTVTNNRILTPSIMGFDALYILLQTAIVFFLGVSALTWLNPQAQFAVEILVMVVFSGLLFRWLFLGEERSLTLLVLVGIVFGILFRSLSQFMQRLLDPNAFNVLQDSFFASFATVDTSLLLAASIIVGVVTVVALRLMHTYDVLSLGRAQAINLGVDYKRTVVIILVLVSILVAVSTALVGPITFFGLLVASLAHSLVGSSRHKFVLPAAVLLAIICLVGGQTVLERVFAFDTALSIIIEFLGGIVFIILILRRAAR; via the coding sequence ATGCTCTCGCGCCCCGCTGTGGCGCTTTGGGGCCTGGGTCTCCTCGCCCTCATTTCTATCGTCTGCTTCATGACGCTGGGCGCCAAGGGAAGCTGGGACTTCATCCTCCCCTTCCGTGGCCGCAAGCTGCTGGCACTGAGCCTCGTTGCCTACTCGGTGGCCGTCTCGACGGTTCTGTTCCAGACCGTCACCAACAATCGCATCCTCACGCCCTCGATCATGGGCTTCGACGCGCTCTACATCCTGCTGCAAACGGCGATCGTCTTCTTCCTCGGCGTCAGCGCGCTGACCTGGCTCAATCCGCAGGCGCAGTTCGCCGTCGAAATCCTGGTCATGGTGGTGTTTTCGGGCCTGCTGTTCCGCTGGTTGTTCCTTGGCGAAGAGCGCAGCCTGACCCTGCTGGTGCTGGTTGGTATCGTCTTCGGCATTCTGTTCCGCAGCCTCAGCCAGTTCATGCAGCGCTTGCTCGATCCCAATGCGTTCAACGTATTGCAGGACAGTTTTTTCGCCAGCTTCGCCACCGTCGATACATCTCTTCTTCTGGCGGCGAGCATCATTGTCGGCGTGGTGACCGTGGTCGCGCTGCGCCTGATGCACACCTATGACGTGCTGTCGCTGGGCCGGGCCCAGGCGATCAATCTGGGGGTCGACTACAAACGTACCGTGGTCATCATCCTGGTCCTGGTCTCGATCCTCGTCGCCGTATCGACGGCTTTGGTCGGGCCGATCACCTTTTTCGGACTGCTGGTGGCAAGCCTCGCCCATTCGCTTGTCGGCAGCAGCCGCCACAAGTTCGTGCTGCCTGCTGCCGTTTTGCTGGCGATCATCTGCCTTGTCGGCGGCCAGACCGTGCTGGAACGTGTCTTCGCCTTCGACACGGCGCTTTCGATTATCATCGAATTCCTGGGCGGCATCGTCTTCATCATTCTCATCCTGCGGAGGGCTGCGCGATGA
- a CDS encoding ABC transporter ATP-binding protein: MIVAEGVTKNYGASCVVDGVSLHLASGGITSIIGPNGAGKSTLLSMVSRLMGMDKGTVSVDGLDITKTPSDVLARRLSILRQDNHMTARLTVRDLVSFGRYPYSKGRLTIEDKRHIDEAIGYLNLVELADRFLDELSGGQRQRAFVAMVLCQDTDYVLLDEPLNNLDMKHAMSMMKLLRRAANELGKTVVLVLHDINFASWYSDTIVAMKHGKVVHQGPVAAMIDPAVLSDVYEMDIKVHQIGGQRISVYYE; this comes from the coding sequence ATGATCGTCGCCGAAGGCGTTACCAAGAATTATGGCGCGAGCTGCGTGGTCGATGGCGTGTCGCTGCACCTGGCTTCCGGCGGCATCACCTCGATCATCGGCCCCAACGGCGCCGGCAAGTCGACATTGCTGTCGATGGTGAGCCGCCTGATGGGCATGGACAAGGGCACGGTGTCGGTCGATGGCCTCGACATCACCAAGACCCCGAGCGATGTGCTGGCACGGCGCCTGTCCATCCTGCGGCAGGACAATCACATGACCGCCCGGCTGACCGTGCGAGATCTCGTCAGCTTCGGGCGCTATCCCTATTCCAAAGGTCGGCTGACCATCGAGGACAAGCGCCATATCGACGAGGCCATCGGCTATCTCAACCTGGTCGAGCTGGCCGACCGCTTCCTCGACGAACTGTCCGGCGGTCAGCGGCAGCGGGCTTTCGTCGCCATGGTGCTCTGCCAGGATACCGACTACGTGCTGCTCGACGAGCCGCTCAACAATCTCGATATGAAGCATGCCATGAGCATGATGAAGCTGCTGCGCCGGGCTGCCAATGAGCTGGGCAAGACGGTGGTGCTGGTGCTGCACGACATCAACTTCGCCTCGTGGTATTCCGATACTATTGTGGCGATGAAGCACGGCAAGGTCGTGCATCAGGGTCCCGTCGCCGCGATGATCGACCCCGCCGTGCTCTCGGACGTCTATGAGATGGATATCAAGGTGCACCAGATCGGCGGCCAGCGGATTTCGGTCTACTACGAGTAG
- a CDS encoding VOC family protein yields the protein MKPSISIITIGVDDLERAFAFYRALFEIDDEQIGAGEDHVAFFFDDDFSFVLFPRDQIAQTAGKDVAIAGTPGFVLSHQAGSPAEVDEILRKVLVAGGAVITEGTQSESGYSAYFEDSEGNVWELMAQPPAN from the coding sequence GTGAAGCCATCGATTTCCATCATCACCATCGGTGTCGACGACCTCGAGCGCGCCTTTGCCTTCTATCGCGCCCTGTTCGAGATCGATGACGAACAGATCGGGGCAGGGGAAGACCATGTCGCCTTCTTCTTCGACGACGACTTTTCCTTCGTGCTGTTCCCGCGCGATCAGATTGCCCAGACCGCGGGCAAGGATGTCGCCATAGCAGGCACGCCCGGCTTCGTGCTGAGCCACCAGGCGGGCAGCCCGGCCGAAGTCGATGAGATCTTGCGCAAGGTGCTGGTGGCCGGTGGCGCGGTCATCACCGAAGGCACGCAATCAGAATCGGGCTATTCGGCTTATTTCGAGGATAGCGAAGGCAATGTCTGGGAACTGATGGCGCAGCCCCCGGCAAACTGA
- a CDS encoding DUF6384 family protein: MSDVTAKTAAPLDEVMLAMDVVDTLRHRQDLATRELAGVTREQQLIEKLRDIYHQQGIEVPDHILKEGVAALAESRFVYDPPKPGFGTTLARLYVGRKRWGRPVLAAVAIIALAAVGWFGIWQPYQSGQAEQARIELAEGLPAQMDALYQTIFEETKVQQAVVQAEALRTRGKTFAAEGNRTGAEAAVTDLTALRDQLRQEYVLQVVNRSGEKSGFWTFPEINTDATNYYVVVEALDADGNKLSLPVRNEENGQTEIVNVWGVRVPEAVYEAVSADKLDDGIIQGSELGRKSDGFLDVEYNVPVLGGAVTRW, from the coding sequence ATGAGTGACGTGACAGCCAAGACGGCTGCGCCCCTGGATGAAGTCATGCTGGCGATGGATGTGGTGGATACACTGCGTCATCGCCAGGACTTGGCTACGCGCGAACTCGCGGGGGTCACCCGCGAGCAGCAGCTCATCGAGAAGCTACGCGATATCTATCATCAGCAGGGCATCGAAGTGCCCGACCATATCCTCAAAGAAGGTGTGGCGGCGCTGGCCGAGAGCCGGTTCGTCTACGACCCGCCCAAGCCGGGCTTCGGCACTACGCTGGCCCGGCTCTATGTGGGCCGCAAGCGTTGGGGCAGGCCCGTGCTGGCCGCTGTTGCCATTATCGCCCTGGCGGCGGTGGGCTGGTTTGGCATCTGGCAGCCCTATCAGAGCGGACAGGCCGAGCAGGCGCGCATCGAGCTGGCCGAGGGCTTGCCGGCGCAGATGGACGCGCTCTACCAGACCATTTTCGAGGAAACCAAGGTGCAGCAGGCCGTGGTGCAGGCCGAGGCCCTGCGCACGCGCGGCAAGACCTTTGCCGCCGAAGGCAATCGCACCGGCGCCGAGGCCGCCGTCACCGACCTCACGGCTTTGCGCGACCAGCTGCGGCAGGAATATGTGCTGCAGGTGGTCAACCGATCGGGCGAGAAATCGGGGTTCTGGACTTTCCCGGAAATCAATACCGACGCGACCAACTACTATGTCGTGGTCGAAGCGCTCGACGCCGATGGCAACAAGCTGAGCCTGCCTGTTCGCAACGAAGAAAACGGGCAGACCGAGATCGTCAATGTGTGGGGCGTGCGCGTGCCCGAGGCGGTCTATGAAGCAGTATCGGCCGACAAGCTCGACGATGGGATCATCCAGGGGAGCGAGCTGGGCCGCAAGTCCGATGGGTTCCTCGATGTTGAATACAATGTGCCGGTACTCGGCGGAGCAGTAACGCGGTGGTAG
- a CDS encoding cell surface protein has translation MANDVTTAPATEVAPAAVIAEKPLQYLDKAVNAIRDLGVWPEQQGEQPITGLLSQITELDETRVVLIGRTLSQASAFNEVVREQIAAMKIGERYEEITKGFDSIRDDAKGMVDQLSDNKLDMMERVSNVWMKVSRGDIATRFNKIRDVYLDVTKDTKDQIDREQTILEAYRDFRGALKQAEVMALEVLQTAEKRLGEKKDILTAASAAVAGYAGNVPADRARLEMDRDEKLRVMQNEEKRYQIAKDLSDNLTISYNTSEVVMARLMQTTNAKERVYQQSISFFSTNETVLTALSASFTGMFGLHESTETLNAMKEGMSKSLETLSEIGDKVQEEAVKAGYGPTVRADAVKKLVDSVVNFQEKSRTIINEMRIASTKNSAEIRDAVEDGKRRLAALAADGNALLLETKN, from the coding sequence ATGGCCAATGACGTGACCACTGCACCAGCAACCGAGGTAGCGCCAGCCGCTGTCATCGCCGAAAAGCCGTTGCAATACCTGGACAAGGCGGTCAACGCCATCCGTGACTTGGGCGTGTGGCCCGAGCAGCAGGGCGAGCAGCCTATCACCGGCCTCCTCAGCCAGATCACCGAACTCGACGAGACCCGTGTCGTCCTTATCGGCCGCACGCTCAGCCAGGCCAGCGCCTTCAACGAAGTGGTGCGCGAGCAGATCGCCGCGATGAAAATCGGCGAGCGCTACGAGGAAATCACCAAGGGCTTCGACTCGATCCGCGACGATGCCAAGGGCATGGTCGACCAGCTCAGCGACAACAAGCTCGACATGATGGAGCGCGTCTCCAATGTCTGGATGAAGGTGAGCCGTGGCGACATCGCCACCCGCTTCAACAAGATCCGCGACGTCTATCTGGACGTCACCAAGGACACCAAGGACCAGATCGACCGCGAGCAGACCATTCTCGAGGCCTATCGCGACTTCCGCGGCGCGCTCAAGCAGGCCGAAGTGATGGCCCTTGAAGTGCTGCAGACCGCCGAAAAGCGCCTGGGCGAAAAGAAGGATATCCTCACTGCCGCATCGGCCGCCGTGGCTGGTTATGCCGGCAATGTGCCGGCCGACCGGGCCCGTCTCGAAATGGATCGCGACGAGAAGCTGCGCGTGATGCAGAACGAGGAAAAGCGCTACCAGATCGCCAAGGACCTCTCGGACAATCTCACCATCTCCTACAATACGTCGGAAGTGGTGATGGCGCGCCTGATGCAGACGACCAATGCCAAGGAGCGCGTCTACCAGCAGTCGATCTCGTTCTTCTCGACCAACGAGACCGTGCTGACCGCGCTTTCGGCGTCGTTCACCGGCATGTTTGGCCTGCATGAATCGACCGAGACTCTCAACGCCATGAAGGAAGGAATGAGCAAGAGCCTCGAAACCCTCTCCGAGATCGGCGACAAGGTGCAGGAAGAAGCCGTCAAGGCCGGCTATGGCCCGACAGTGCGCGCCGATGCGGTCAAGAAACTGGTCGACTCGGTGGTCAACTTCCAGGAAAAGAGCCGTACCATCATCAACGAGATGCGCATTGCCTCGACCAAGAATTCGGCCGAGATTCGCGACGCGGTGGAAGACGGCAAGCGGCGCCTGGCGGCTCTCGCTGCCGACGGCAACGCGCTACTGCTCGAAACCAAGAACTAA
- a CDS encoding CoxG family protein, with translation MDFGGRYIIAAPRVTVWAALNDTAMLKAAIPGCHRIDWSGETTLDLEIKVNLGVVHPVFKGDLALSGIVPAERYTLSGKGRGGLLGLAEGSADIILSDHGEETLLVFAAKGGASGQIMRLGKAIIGNSAQKVIDGFFERFGEAMGAKVTPLPME, from the coding sequence ATGGATTTCGGTGGTCGCTATATTATTGCCGCGCCACGCGTCACGGTGTGGGCTGCGCTCAACGACACAGCCATGCTCAAGGCCGCCATTCCGGGCTGCCATCGCATCGATTGGTCGGGCGAAACGACGCTCGATCTCGAGATCAAGGTGAACCTCGGCGTGGTGCATCCCGTGTTCAAGGGCGACCTGGCGCTATCGGGCATCGTGCCAGCCGAACGCTACACTCTGTCAGGCAAGGGCAGGGGCGGCCTGCTGGGCCTCGCCGAAGGGTCGGCTGACATCATCCTGTCCGATCACGGCGAGGAGACGTTGTTGGTCTTTGCGGCCAAAGGTGGCGCGTCCGGCCAGATCATGCGGCTGGGCAAGGCGATTATCGGCAACTCGGCGCAGAAAGTGATCGACGGGTTTTTCGAGCGGTTTGGTGAGGCGATGGGGGCCAAGGTCACGCCGTTGCCTATGGAGTAG
- a CDS encoding BMP family lipoprotein, translating into MKFSTFTKAIAGGVALSAILTGAAFADPAIIYDLGGKFDKSFNEAAYNGAEAWKAETGGSFLDLELQNDAQREQALRRFAGQGANPIVMAGFSWTAALTAVAPEFPDTNFVVIDTVVDAPNVQSVIFDEHTGSFLVGALAALKSETGTVGFVGGMDVPLIHKFYCGYAQGAKAVNPDIKLIENYTGTTPAAWNDPVTAGELTKAAIDAGADVVFAAAGGSGLGVLQAAKDAGKFSIGVDSNQNYLQPGSVLTSMLKRVDVAVKTALTEAGDDATFKPGLTVMGLAQEGVGYALDDNNASLITDDMKAKVDELSAQIQAGTITVHDYTTDSTCPL; encoded by the coding sequence ATGAAATTTTCCACCTTCACCAAGGCCATTGCTGGCGGCGTTGCGCTGAGCGCGATCCTCACCGGTGCTGCCTTCGCCGACCCGGCGATCATCTATGATTTGGGCGGCAAGTTCGACAAGTCGTTCAACGAAGCCGCCTACAACGGCGCCGAGGCCTGGAAGGCCGAAACCGGCGGCTCCTTCCTCGATCTCGAGCTGCAGAATGACGCCCAGCGCGAACAGGCCCTGCGCCGCTTCGCTGGCCAGGGTGCCAACCCGATCGTGATGGCCGGCTTCTCCTGGACCGCCGCGCTCACCGCCGTGGCGCCGGAATTCCCCGACACCAACTTCGTCGTGATCGACACCGTCGTCGACGCGCCCAACGTGCAGTCGGTGATTTTCGATGAGCACACCGGCTCGTTCCTCGTCGGCGCGCTCGCTGCGCTCAAGTCCGAAACCGGCACGGTCGGCTTCGTTGGCGGCATGGACGTTCCGCTGATCCACAAGTTCTATTGCGGCTACGCCCAGGGCGCCAAGGCCGTCAATCCGGACATCAAGCTGATCGAAAACTACACCGGCACCACCCCGGCTGCCTGGAATGACCCGGTGACCGCTGGTGAACTGACCAAGGCCGCCATCGATGCCGGCGCCGACGTTGTCTTCGCCGCCGCCGGTGGCTCGGGCCTCGGCGTGCTGCAGGCCGCCAAGGATGCCGGCAAGTTCTCGATCGGTGTCGACAGCAACCAGAACTACCTGCAGCCCGGCTCGGTGCTGACCTCGATGCTCAAGCGCGTCGACGTCGCCGTCAAGACCGCGCTGACCGAAGCGGGCGACGACGCCACCTTCAAGCCCGGCCTCACCGTCATGGGTCTGGCCCAGGAAGGCGTCGGCTATGCGCTCGACGACAACAACGCCTCGCTCATCACCGACGACATGAAGGCCAAGGTCGACGAGCTGTCCGCTCAGATCCAGGCCGGCACGATCACCGTGCACGACTACACCACCGACTCGACCTGCCCGCTCTAA